Within Candidatus Poribacteria bacterium, the genomic segment AGTGTTTCTATTGAAATATGTATTTTTAGGCGGCGCAGGCGAAGTCGGGGCATCGTGTCTGTTAGTATCCGTTGCTGATCGGAACATCCTCATCGATGCGGGGATTCGGGTCAACACGTCCGGTGAAGCCGCCCTGCCAGACTTCAAGACCCTCAGAGAGATGACATCGACGCTTGATGCAATCTTTATCTCTCATGCCCATGCCGATCACGTCGGTGCCCTGCCGTTGGTCCATAAGCTGTTCCCACAAACGCCGATCTATACCACCTTACCCACCCAACGGCTCTCCGCAGTGATGTTAAGCGATTCCGTGCGGGTGCAGGAATTCGGTGCGGAGAAACTCTTTAACCAAGAAGCCGTCGATACTGTCCTCTGGAAGATGGAAACGGTTGAAATGGGGATCTGGCATCCGCTCTGGGATGACTTCCGGTATCAGTTTCACGCTTCCGGACACATCTTGGGCGCCGTCTCTATCCTCTTAGAGACCCCCGAAGGCAAGCTGCTTTATTCTGGAGATGTCTCGGCATTTAACCAGAACACCATCGACGGCATCAAGGATATTAGTTTTTTTAAACCGGATCTGATGTGGTGTGAGGCGACGTACGGCGCATCTAATCATCCGTCCCGCAGTGAAGAAGAGAAACGGTTGGCAACATCGGTTGCAGAAGTCATTGAAGGGGGCGGTTCGGTGCTGATCCCGTCTTTCGCGCTCGGACGCGCCCAAGAGATCATTTTGATCCTCAAGAAGATGCAAGAGGCGAAAACGATCCCGAAGTTCCCCGTCATCACCGACGGGTTAGTGAATGTGATCTGCTCGATTTATGAGTCGCTCCCGCCGCATCTGAGTACAAAACTTCACAATTACGTTCTCAACTCCCGGCAGCCGATTTTCCATACCGCCTCGGTCCGAAAAGCGAAACCGGGTGAACGTGAAAAACTTCTCAATGATGGGAAACCGAAGTGTATTATTGCCTCATCTGGGATGCTAACGGGGGGTGTGTCTGTGTTTTATGCGACAGGACTGGCAGGTAACGAGAAAAACGCCATATTCCTCTCTGGCTACCAAGACGCGGAATCCCCTGGACGTAGACTACAGGAATTGAAATCCGGCGATGAACTCCAGCTCGCGGATAAAACGGTGGAAGTCAAGTGTCGGATCGATCGTTTTGGTTTATCGGCACATTCCGACCAACAACAACTCATGAATATGATCCGCCAGGCTGCTCCGAAGGCACTTGCACTGGTGCATGCTGAACCTGAAGTCGCTGAGGCACTGCGGGAGCGGATCTATAAGGACTACATTATGTATTCGCCTATCAACGGGCAGGTGGAAGATGGAACACAGCGTCCACTCTGGCACCCCCCGGAGAAGAAGGTAAAACCCGAGACACCACCCCCATTGGAGTTTGATATCGCCTTTGGAGAGGCGAATACCTTGCATATCCCTGATGAAATTGCCGATGTCGATCGCTGGAAGGCGTTCATTGAGGGTGAGCATACGGCGCGATTAAAGGGAAATGCGTTGATCATTCGAAAGCGAGAACCGTGAACCCTTCGGCGAAAATGGAATAACTTTTCGCATTCACATCCAGGGTTGGAAGCAGTTTTTGGACATAAATTCTATGGGATTGGACTTAAGCGCGTTCCCGCGACAGGCGCGCTTTCTAAACGGACAAAAAAGTGGTGGCAATGGGATAACGGCGACCCTATCACCTACGCAAACTGGTTACCTAACGATTTCTTTTCTGAGTCCTTAGATGCCAGTGAAAGGGATTATGTCGTTATGAGCCTCCCTGACGGAAGATGGTATGCCGTGAGTCCTGACAGTGTTATCTGGCGTA encodes:
- a CDS encoding MBL fold metallo-hydrolase; translated protein: MSFHVSDGSDATIDGTSDKEVFLLKYVFLGGAGEVGASCLLVSVADRNILIDAGIRVNTSGEAALPDFKTLREMTSTLDAIFISHAHADHVGALPLVHKLFPQTPIYTTLPTQRLSAVMLSDSVRVQEFGAEKLFNQEAVDTVLWKMETVEMGIWHPLWDDFRYQFHASGHILGAVSILLETPEGKLLYSGDVSAFNQNTIDGIKDISFFKPDLMWCEATYGASNHPSRSEEEKRLATSVAEVIEGGGSVLIPSFALGRAQEIILILKKMQEAKTIPKFPVITDGLVNVICSIYESLPPHLSTKLHNYVLNSRQPIFHTASVRKAKPGEREKLLNDGKPKCIIASSGMLTGGVSVFYATGLAGNEKNAIFLSGYQDAESPGRRLQELKSGDELQLADKTVEVKCRIDRFGLSAHSDQQQLMNMIRQAAPKALALVHAEPEVAEALRERIYKDYIMYSPINGQVEDGTQRPLWHPPEKKVKPETPPPLEFDIAFGEANTLHIPDEIADVDRWKAFIEGEHTARLKGNALIIRKREP